In Oncorhynchus clarkii lewisi isolate Uvic-CL-2024 chromosome 2, UVic_Ocla_1.0, whole genome shotgun sequence, one DNA window encodes the following:
- the LOC139375484 gene encoding dnaJ homolog subfamily B member 9-like, with protein MATAQSALTFAVCILMITELILAKKDYYDILGVRKDANERQIKKAFHKLAMKYHPDKNKSPDAETKFRGIAEAYETLSDEKRRQEYDQFGHGTFYNDITKDRNGPNVHQPFNFNDMFKDFDIYSQNRHAHHQRHFEDHFRAHQEAHHSRRKRHFQGAFGAAGGGGGFDDMFDDMEKMFTFDTDTTKRTESTFQGTTTKQHCRTVTQRRGNMVTTYTDCTGS; from the exons ATGGCAACTGCACAGTCAGCGTTAACATTTGCAGTGTGTATCCTGATGATAACAGAGTTGATACTTGCCAAGAAGGACTACTATGACATACTGGGTGTGCGGAAAGATGCCAACGAGCGTCAGATAAAGAAGGCTTTTCACAAGCTGGCAATGAAGTATCATCCAGACAAGAACAAGAGCCCAGATGCTGAGACAAAGTTCAGAGGAATTGCTGAGG CATATGAAACATTATCAGATGAGAAGAGGAGACAAGAGTATGACCAGTTTGGTCACGGCACATTCTATAATGACATAACCAAAGACCGAAACGGTCCAAACGTCCACCAGCCCTTCAACTTCAACGACATGTTCAAGGACTTTGATATTTACAGCCAGAACCGGCACGCCCATCACCAAAGGCACTTCGAGGATCACTTCCGGGCCCACCAGGAGGCCCACCACAGCAGACGCAAGAGACACTTCCAGGGTGCCTTCGGAGCAGCAGGTGGTGGCGGCGGCTTTGACGACATGTTTGACGACATGGAGAAGATGTTTACTTTTGACACGGACACTACTAAGCGGACGGAGAGCACATTTCAGGGTACTACAACGAAGCAACACTGCAGAACAGTGACACAGCGCAGGGGGAACATGGTCACCACGTACACTGACTGCACTGGCTCCTGA